In Antechinus flavipes isolate AdamAnt ecotype Samford, QLD, Australia chromosome 3, AdamAnt_v2, whole genome shotgun sequence, a genomic segment contains:
- the LOC127556205 gene encoding cytochrome P450 2F2-like isoform X1, with protein sequence MSLGVCSSPWAGIAFSNGPRWHTLRTLTMGALKDMGLGTRNIEERIVEEAAALCNELGQNREAPFNPRQLLCNAVSNVICAVVFGQRYSYEDPDFKTLLDLLNDNFKLISSQWGQMYNMFPSVMDWVPGPHQRIFHNFELLRAFIYDHIWKHQKSRKSGEPRDFVDCFLDQIEKEKQDPWSHYYMDSLVMTTHNLFFGGTETTSNTLRYGLLILLKYPEVTKKVQEEIDRVVGRDRAPRLEDRDHLPYTNAVVHEIQRLVSVLPMGLPRAVTQDTHFRGCFLPKGTHIIPLFVSAYRDSIQFKDPQCFDPTNFLDEKGAFRANKAFMPFATGKRMCLGAGLARMEIFLFLTTILQRFKLTPMEKPEDIDLTPQYTALGNGPPPYELRVLAR encoded by the exons ATGTCTCTCGGTGTTTGTTCGTCCCCCTGGGCAGGGATCGCTTTCTCCAACGGCCCCCGATGGCACACGCTCCGAACGCTCACAATGGGCGCCCTGAAGGACATGGGGTTGGGGACGCGAAATATTGAGGAACGGATCGTGGAAGAGGCAGCCGCCCTGTGCAACGAACTCGGCCAAAACCGTG AGGCTCCATTCAACCCCCGGCAGCTCCTGTGCAATGCTGTGTCCAACGTCATCTGCGCGGTGGTGTTTGGACAACGCTATAGCTATGAGGACCCTGATTTCAAAACCCTGTTGGATTTGCTGAACGACAACTTTAAGCTTATAAGCTCGCAATGGGGCCAG ATGTACAACATGTTCCCGTCCGTTATGGACTGGGTCCCTGGCCCCCACCAGCGAATTTTCCATAACTTTGAGTTGCTGCGGGCCTTCATCTATGATCACATATGGAAACACCAGAAAAGTAGGAAGTCAGGAGAACCAAGGGACTTCGTGGACTGTTTCCTTGATCAGATAGAGAAG GAAAAGCAGGACCCTTGGAGTCACTACTACATGGACTCACTAGTGATGACAACCCATAATCTCTTCTTTGGGGGCACAGAGACCACAAGTAATACCCTTCGCTATGGACTGCTGATTTTGCTGAAGTATCCTGAAGTGACAA AAAAAGTCCAAGAAGAGATAGACCGTGTGGTGGGTCGGGATAGGGCTCCTCGTCTGGAAGACAGAGACCACCTGCCCTACACCAACGCAGTTGTGCATGAGATCCAGAGACTTGTCAGCGTCTTACCTATGGGCCTGCCCCGAGCCGTGACTCAGGACACCCATTTCCGTGGATGCTTCCTACCCAAG GGCACCCACATCATCCCACTGTTTGTCTCCGCATACCGGGACTCAATCCAGTTCAAGGACCCACAATGTTTTGACCCAACCAACTTCCTGGATGAGAAAGGGGCCTTCCGAGCAAACAAGGCTTTCATGCCCTTCGCTACAG GGAAGCGCATGTGCCTTGGGGCAGGCCTGGCCCGGATGGagatcttcctcttcctcaccaCCATCCTCCAGCGTTTCAAACTGACCCCAATGGAGAAGCCGGAGGACATAGACCTGACTCCTCAGTACACAGCCCTAGGCAACGGGCCCCCACCCTACGAGCTCCGCGTGCTGGCCCGCTGA
- the SNRPA gene encoding U1 small nuclear ribonucleoprotein A: MAVPESRPNHTIYINNLNEKIKKDELKKSLYAIFSQFGQILDILVSRSLKMRGQAFVIFKEISSATNALRSMQGFPFYDKPMRIQYAKSDSDIIAKMKGTYVERDRKREKRKPKGQETPAVKKAVPGGAAAPVVAAVQPVPGMPPMTQAPRIMHHLPGQPPYMPPPGMIPPPGLAPGQIPPGAMPPQQMMPGQMPPAQPLSENPPNHILFLTNLPEETNELMLSMLFNQFPGFKEVRLVPGRHDIAFVEFDNEVQAGAARDALQGFKITQNNAMKISFAKK, from the exons ATGGCGGTGCCGGAGTCGCGCCCCAATCACACCATTTACATCAATAACCTTAATGAGAAGATAAAGAAGGATG AATTGAAGAAATCCCTCTACGCCATCTTCTCCCAGTTCGGTCAGATTCTGGACATCCTGGTATCAAGGAGCCTGAAGATGAGGGGCCAGGCTTTTGTCATCTTCAAGGAAATCAGCAGCGCCACCAACGCTCTCCGATCCATGCAGGGCTTTCCCTTCTACGACAAGCCCATG AGAATCCAGTATGCCAAGTCGGACTCCGACATCATTGCCAAGATGAAGGGCACCTACGTGGAGCGTGACCGGAAGCGGGAGAAGAGAAAGCCCAAAGGCCAAGAAACCCCTGCGGTCAAGAAGGCTGTTCCCGGGGGGGCGGCGGCCCCGGTTGTGGCTGCTGTCCAGCCTGTCCCG gGGATGCCGCCCATGACCCAGGCCCCCCGCATCATGCACCATCTTCCAGGGCAGCCACCATACATGCCTCCCCCAGGGATGATCCCCCCGCCCGGCCTGGCCCCTGGGCAGATCCCACCTGGCGCCATGCCCCCGCAGCAGATGATGCCTGGACAGATGCCGCCCGCCCAGCCG CTGTCTGAAAACCCACCCAACCATATCCTGTTCCTCACTAACCTGCCAGAGGAGACCAACGAGCTCATGCTGTCTATGCTCTTCAATCA GTTTCCTGGCTTCAAGGAGGTGCGCCTGGTTCCTGGGCGCCACGACATCGCTTTTGTGGAGTTTGACAACGAGGTGCAGGCTGGGGCTGCCCGAGACGCCCTGCAGGGCTTCAAGATCACCCAGAACAATGCCATGAAGATCTCTTTTGCCAAGAAATAG
- the MIA gene encoding melanoma-derived growth regulatory protein has translation MIRTPVSLLLAAIILSSLPNLGFGGRLMAKLAARKLCADEECSYPISQAVALQDYSAPDCRFLSVQQGQVVFVYSKLMGRGRLFWGGSVQGEYYGAQPARLGYFPSSILREDHVLKPGKVEVKTEKWDFYCQ, from the exons ATGATCCGGACCCCTGTTTCTCTGCTCCTTGCTGCCATTATTCTCAGCAGCCTCCCCAATCTGGGCTTTGGGGGGCGACTGATGGCCAAACTGGCAGCCAGGAAGCTGTGTGCAGATGAAGAATGCAGCT ACCCTATCTCTCAGGCCGTCGCCCTGCAAGACTATTCAGCCCCAGACTGCCGTTTTCTATCTGTACAGCAGGGCCAAGTCGTCTTTGTCTACTCTAAGCTGATGGGCCGAGGACGCCTCTTCTGGGGAGGCAGT GTTCAGGGGGAGTACTATGGGGCCCAGCCTGCCCGCTTGGGCTACTTCCCAAGCAGCATCCTCCGAGAGGACCATGTCCTGAAGCCAGGAAAGGTGGAGGTTAAAACGGAG AAGTGGGACTTTTACTGCCAGTGA
- the EGLN2 gene encoding prolyl hydroxylase EGLN2: MDSPCQPDLLRSLPQLPTADTPGHGLARMGLESFVSCPSQPSFHLSGPCEASAGPSGSGGGPLPPGPGLPSAAASPMPEGRGGQGGGELRPLQSEGATVLITRECPLLAAGGAQPEAPKRRRAESGGDSPPGKRRWAGAGSETPVQREAGLSASERLAVDYIVPCMRCYGICVKDGFLGPALGGRVLAEVEALNRGGRFRDGQLVSQHAIPSRSIRGDQIAWVEGREPGCESIGVLMAHVDEVILHCAGRLGGYVINGRTKAMVACYPGNGLGYVRHVDNPHGDGRCITCIYYLNQNWDIKTHGGLLQIFPEGRPVVANIEPLFDRLLIFWSDRRNPHEVKPAYATRYAITVWYFDAKERAAAKDKYQLASGQKGIQVPVSQPGQPT; the protein is encoded by the exons ATGGACAGCCCCTGCCAACCCGACCTCCTGAGGAGTCTCCCTCAGCTGCCCACTGCAGACACCCCTGGGCACGGCCTCGCCAGGATGGGCTTGGAGAGCTTCGTGTCCTGCCCCTCGCAGCCCTCCTTCCACCTCTCGGGGCCCTGCGAGGCTTCCGCGGGCCCCAGCGGCAGCGGGGGCGGCCCCCTGCCCCCGGGCCCGGGCCTGCCCTCGGCGGCCGCCAGCCCCATGCCCGAGGGGCGCGGCGGGCAGGGGGGAGGGGAGCTGCGGCCCCTGCAGAGCGAGGGGGCTACTGTGCTGATCACCAGGGAGTGCCCGCTGCTGGCTGCCGGAGGGGCCCAGCCCGAGGCCCCCAAGCGCCGGCGGGCCGAGAGCGGCGGCGACAGCCCGCCCGGCAAGCGGCGCTGGGCGGGCGCGGGCAGCGAGACGCCGGTGCAGCGGGAGGCCGGGCTCTCTGCCTCGGAGCGGCTGGCCGTGGACTACATCGTCCCCTGCATGCGCTGCTACGGCATCTGCGTCAAGGACGGCTTCCTCGGGCCGGCCTTGGGCGGCCGCGTGCTGGCGGAGGTGGAGGCCCTGAACCGCGGCGGGCGCTTTCGGGACGGACAGCTGGTCAGCCAGCACGCCATCCCCTCGCGGAGCATCCGGGGGGACCAGATCGCCTGGGTGGAGGGGCGTGAGCCCGGCTGCGAGAGCATCGGGGTCCTCATGGCCCACGTGGACGAGGTGATCCTGCACTGCGCCGGGCGCCTGGGCGGCTACGTCATCAATGGCCGGACCAAG GCCATGGTGGCTTGTTACCCTGGCAACGGGCTGGGCTATGTGCGGCACGTGGACAACCCCCACGGGGACGGGCGCTGCATCACCTGTATCTATTACCTGAACCAGAACTGGGACATCAAG ACCCACGGCGGCTTGCTGCAGATCTTCCCCGAGGGCCGGCCCGTGGTGGCCAACATCGAGCCCCTGTTTGACCGGCTGCTGATCTTCTGGTCGGACCGCAGGAACCCCCACGAGGTGAAGCCTGCCTATGCTACCAG GTACGCCATCACGGTCTGGTATTTTGATGCCAAGGAACGGGCCGCAGCCAAGGACAAGTATCAGCTAG CCTCAGGCCAGAAGGGCATCCAAGTGCCAGTGTCCCAGCCGGGCCAGCCGACCTAG
- the LOC127556205 gene encoding cytochrome P450 2F2-like isoform X2, whose amino-acid sequence MSLGVCSSPWAGIAFSNGPRWHTLRTLTMGALKDMGLGTRNIEERIVEEAAALCNELGQNQAPFNPRQLLCNAVSNVICAVVFGQRYSYEDPDFKTLLDLLNDNFKLISSQWGQMYNMFPSVMDWVPGPHQRIFHNFELLRAFIYDHIWKHQKSRKSGEPRDFVDCFLDQIEKEKQDPWSHYYMDSLVMTTHNLFFGGTETTSNTLRYGLLILLKYPEVTKKVQEEIDRVVGRDRAPRLEDRDHLPYTNAVVHEIQRLVSVLPMGLPRAVTQDTHFRGCFLPKGTHIIPLFVSAYRDSIQFKDPQCFDPTNFLDEKGAFRANKAFMPFATGKRMCLGAGLARMEIFLFLTTILQRFKLTPMEKPEDIDLTPQYTALGNGPPPYELRVLAR is encoded by the exons ATGTCTCTCGGTGTTTGTTCGTCCCCCTGGGCAGGGATCGCTTTCTCCAACGGCCCCCGATGGCACACGCTCCGAACGCTCACAATGGGCGCCCTGAAGGACATGGGGTTGGGGACGCGAAATATTGAGGAACGGATCGTGGAAGAGGCAGCCGCCCTGTGCAACGAACTCGGCCAAAACC AGGCTCCATTCAACCCCCGGCAGCTCCTGTGCAATGCTGTGTCCAACGTCATCTGCGCGGTGGTGTTTGGACAACGCTATAGCTATGAGGACCCTGATTTCAAAACCCTGTTGGATTTGCTGAACGACAACTTTAAGCTTATAAGCTCGCAATGGGGCCAG ATGTACAACATGTTCCCGTCCGTTATGGACTGGGTCCCTGGCCCCCACCAGCGAATTTTCCATAACTTTGAGTTGCTGCGGGCCTTCATCTATGATCACATATGGAAACACCAGAAAAGTAGGAAGTCAGGAGAACCAAGGGACTTCGTGGACTGTTTCCTTGATCAGATAGAGAAG GAAAAGCAGGACCCTTGGAGTCACTACTACATGGACTCACTAGTGATGACAACCCATAATCTCTTCTTTGGGGGCACAGAGACCACAAGTAATACCCTTCGCTATGGACTGCTGATTTTGCTGAAGTATCCTGAAGTGACAA AAAAAGTCCAAGAAGAGATAGACCGTGTGGTGGGTCGGGATAGGGCTCCTCGTCTGGAAGACAGAGACCACCTGCCCTACACCAACGCAGTTGTGCATGAGATCCAGAGACTTGTCAGCGTCTTACCTATGGGCCTGCCCCGAGCCGTGACTCAGGACACCCATTTCCGTGGATGCTTCCTACCCAAG GGCACCCACATCATCCCACTGTTTGTCTCCGCATACCGGGACTCAATCCAGTTCAAGGACCCACAATGTTTTGACCCAACCAACTTCCTGGATGAGAAAGGGGCCTTCCGAGCAAACAAGGCTTTCATGCCCTTCGCTACAG GGAAGCGCATGTGCCTTGGGGCAGGCCTGGCCCGGATGGagatcttcctcttcctcaccaCCATCCTCCAGCGTTTCAAACTGACCCCAATGGAGAAGCCGGAGGACATAGACCTGACTCCTCAGTACACAGCCCTAGGCAACGGGCCCCCACCCTACGAGCTCCGCGTGCTGGCCCGCTGA
- the RAB4B gene encoding ras-related protein Rab-4B: MAETYDFLFKFLVIGSAGTGKSCLLHQFIENKFKQDSNHTIGVEFGSRVVNVGGKTVKLQIWDTAGQERFRSVTRSYYRGAAGALLVYDITSRETYNSLTNWLTDARTLASPNIVVILCGNKKDLDSEREVTFLEASRFAQENELMFLETSALTGENVEEAFLKCARTILNKIDSGELDPERMGSGIQYGDASLRQLRQPRGTQAQSRQQCGC, encoded by the exons ATGGCCGAGACGTACG ATTTCCTCTTCAAGTTCCTGGTGATTGGCAGCGCCGGCACCGGCAAATCGTGTCTCCTTCACCAGTTTATCGAGAACAAGT TCAAGCAGGATTCCAACCACACCATCGGCGTGGAGTTCGGCTCCAGGGTGGTCAACGTGGGTGGAAAGACGGTGAAACTGCAGATCTGGGACACGGCCGGCCAGGAGCGGTTCAG GTCAGTGACGAGAAGTTACTACCGGGGAGCGGCGGGAGCGCTGCTGGTCTATGATATTACCAG CCGAGAAACCTACAATTCCCTGACCAACTGGCTCACGGATGCCCGGACACTGGCCAGCCCCAACATCGTGGTCATCCTGTGTGGGAACAAGAAGGATTTGGACTCAGAGCGAGAGGTCACTTTCCTGGAGGCCTCCCGATTTGCCCAGGAGAATG AGCTGATGTTCCTGGAGACCAGCGCCCTGACGGGCGAGAATGTAGAAGAAGCTTTTCTCAAGTGTGCCCGAACCATCCTGAACAAGATCGACTCGG GTGAACTGGACCCAGAGAGGATGGGGTCGGGTATCCAGTACGGCGACGCCTCCTTACGCCAGCTTCGCCAGCCCCGGGGCACTCAGGCCCAGAGCAGACAGCAGTGCGGCTGTTga